In the Anguilla anguilla isolate fAngAng1 chromosome 7, fAngAng1.pri, whole genome shotgun sequence genome, one interval contains:
- the LOC118232621 gene encoding uncharacterized PE-PGRS family protein PE_PGRS54-like: MDSSCWVKTAAAITPCKRDTAADQRAVEEQRIRGLWRISRSEGCGGSADQRAVEEQRIRGLWRSSGSEGCGGAADQRAVLGEQRIRGPWRSSGSEGRGGAAGQRAVEEQRVRGPWRSSGSEGRGGAAGQRAVEEQRVRGPWRSSGSEGRGGAAGQRAVEEQRVRGPWRSSGSEGRGGAADQRAVEEQRIRGPWRSSGSEGCGGAAGCGGAADQRAVEEQRIRGLWRSSGSEGCGGAADQRAVEEQRIRGLWRSSGSEGCGGAADQRAVEEQFPVLLQFNSVSRIVCATAVSSDS; encoded by the exons atggatagcaGTTGCTGGGTAAAAACTGCAGCAGCCATTACACCGTGTAAAAGGGACACAGCTGCGGATCAGAGGGCTGTGGAGGAGCAGCGGATCAGAGGGCTGTGGAGGATCAGCCGATCAGAGGGCTGTGGAGGATCAGCGGATCAGAGGGCTGTGGAGGAGCAGCGGATCAGAGGGCTGTGGAGGAGCAGCGGATCAGAGGGCTGTGGAGGAGCAGCGGAtcagagggctgtgctgggggAGCAGCGGATCAGAGGGCCGTGGAGGAGCAGCGGATCAGAGGGCCGTGGAGGAGCAGCGGGTCAGAGGGCCGTGGAGGAGCAGCGGGTCAGAGGGCCGTGGAGGAGCAGCGGGTCAGAGGGCCGTGGAGGAGCAGCGGGTCAGAGGGCCGTGGAGGAGCAGCGGGTCAGAGGGCCGTGGAGGAGCAGCGGATCAGAGGGCCGTGGAGGAGCAGCGGGTCAGAGGGCCGTGGAGGAGCAGCGGGTCAGAGGGCCGTGGAGGAGCAGCGGGTCAGAGGGCCGTGGAGGAGCAGCGGATCAGAGGGCCGTGGAGGAGCAGCGGATCAGAGGGCCGTGGAGGAGCAGCGGATCAGAGGGCTGTGGAGGAGCAGCG GGCTGTGGAGGAGCAGCGGATCAGAGGGCTGTGGAGGAGCAGCGGATCAGAGGGCTGTGGAGGAGCAGCGGATCAGAGGGCTGTGGAGGAGCAGCGGATCAGAGGGCTGTGGAGGAGCAGCGGATCAGAGGGCTGTGGAGGAGCAGCGGATCAGAGGGCTGTGGAGGAGCAGCGGATCAGAGGGCTGTGGAGGAGCAGTTTCCAGTTCTTCTGCAGTTCAACTCGGTGTCGAGAATTGTGTGTGCTACTGCAGTTAGCAGTGACAGCTGA